The genomic window AAGTTGTCGTGATCTTGCAAACGCAACGGAATGGTGCGGATTGTGCGCACGTTGGCGGTGATATCCTCACCGGTGGCGCCGTCGCCGCGGGTGGCGGCCCGCACCAGCTCGCCGTTCTCATAAAGCAGGCTGACCGCCAGACCGTCCAGCTTCAGCTCGCAGCAATAGGTCATGTCGTCGTCGCGCTTAAGCCTGTCGCGCACCCGCTTGTCGAACGCCAAAAAACCCGGCTCTTCAAAAACATTATCCAGCGACAGCATGGGCACTTCATGGCGCACCTGTCCAAAACTGCTCTGCGCTTGTCCGCCGACGCGCTGACTGGGGGAATCGGCGGTCAGCAGATCTGGCCGTTCGGCCTCCAGCGTGCGCAGTTCCGCCATAAACCGGTCATATTCACTGTCGGGCACTTCAGGGGCGGCTTCCACGTAATAGAGGTATTCCCAGTGTCGCAGTTGCTTACGTAACCGCAGGATATGTTGTTCAATCTGTTCCATGATGCACCATCAGCAGCAAAAACCCCCGCAAGCGGGGGCTGAGAATAACGCTATTTCAGCAGCAACCGGCCGGTTCCGGTTAGTGATGACCGGCAAGATAAGTATAACCGCCGCCGGCCAGATGGAAAAAGACGCTATGGGCAAGATAAGCCTGACCGTGACCGTTGCAGGGGGAACGGTAACCGGTGCAGACTCACAGCCAGGGGCGCACATCAGACACCGGCATTCGCCTCCAACACCTGACGAATGCGCGCTTTATAGCCGTCCAGTTTCTGCGGGGTCATCATCCGCCGCTCATCGTCAAGCACCACGCCGCCGCAATCATCGGCGATACGCTGGGCGGACTGCAGCATGAGCTTGAAGTTCTGATGGGCATCGCCATAGGAGGGAACCATCATGAACATGGAGATACCCGGCGTGGTGAAATCAGCCATATCTTCTGGATTGAACGAACCGGGCTTGACCATATTGGCCAGACTGAACAGCACCGGCCCACTGCCGGAAGGGTTGAGATGACGATGAAATATATTCATTTCGCCAAACTGAAAACCCGCCTGCAGTACGCTTTGCAGCAATTCTTCGCCGCTTAACACCGTACCGTTATGGGCGGCGACATGCAGTACCAGCACCGTTTCTTTTTCCGGTACCTGAGCCGCCTTTACCGAACTCTCTGCTGCCGGGGCGGGCGCGTCGGCGGCAGGCGCCGATGACCGGTAATCAGTTTGGGGCGCAGCGGCGCGGCTGGCGGCAGGCAACAGCGGATCGTCGTCATCGCCCCCCCCCATGTCGTCGCTGTCAGAAGCAACCTGCTCACGTGCAGGCATGGCTGGCTCGGCGGAACGGATTTGCGGCGGCTCGCGGTGGGCTCGGGGGGCATTGGAGACGGGCTGCCCGAAGCCATCCGCCAGAAGAGGATCAGAAGCATCATCGCGTTCTCCCTCGCCGACGCGGCTGGCCAGGCGAGATAACGGCGCATCGTCGTCGTGGCGCACGCGCGTGACGCGGACTTCACCCACCCCTTCATCCCGCTCAGACAGCGGCGGTTCGTCCTGATCCTGACGTTCTTGTTTCAGTCGTTTGACCGGGCGGTCGCGAAAAACTGCCGAGCGCTCTTTACGGCTGGTCCAAAGACCATGTAAAAGTAACGCTATAATCGCGATTGCACCTACGACGATTAATATCAGACGCAAATCCTGCATCATTGCCATCTCAGCTGTTCTAATTCATTGCACATTGCCATAGCGGCAAACATTTACTCTCTTAACTGTATTTGCCTGCGTAGACAAGTGCAAGTCTACAGGGTACTTTCTGGCAAAAAGAGTTTGGCAAGTTATTTTTTTGCTGCTTTTTCAGACAAAATGAAC from Sodalis glossinidius str. 'morsitans' includes these protein-coding regions:
- the zipA gene encoding cell division protein ZipA, with the protein product MMQDLRLILIVVGAIAIIALLLHGLWTSRKERSAVFRDRPVKRLKQERQDQDEPPLSERDEGVGEVRVTRVRHDDDAPLSRLASRVGEGERDDASDPLLADGFGQPVSNAPRAHREPPQIRSAEPAMPAREQVASDSDDMGGGDDDDPLLPAASRAAAPQTDYRSSAPAADAPAPAAESSVKAAQVPEKETVLVLHVAAHNGTVLSGEELLQSVLQAGFQFGEMNIFHRHLNPSGSGPVLFSLANMVKPGSFNPEDMADFTTPGISMFMMVPSYGDAHQNFKLMLQSAQRIADDCGGVVLDDERRMMTPQKLDGYKARIRQVLEANAGV